The Aedes albopictus strain Foshan chromosome 2, AalbF5, whole genome shotgun sequence region taatccccgaaggattttccagaggaatcttggaagcaattcaaggagaaatctttggaaaaaaatccaggagcaatccccaaaggtattccaggagatattctttaaaaaaatccaggagaaatccgcgaatgaattccaaaaacaatcccCGCacctaggatttccaggaggaatccccgaagcatttCCAGGAGTATATCccgatccccaaagaaattccaggaataccgaaaggaattcaaagaggaattcccgaaaggcaTTGCAGGcggtatttccgaaggatttcgaggaggaattcctgaaggattttcaagaggaaactgATGGGTTTCCAGGTGCAgtattaaaaattgaaatatttcctggggaaatctccgtagcatttccaggaggaatccttgtaggagctCCTAAAGGACTTACTTCTATGAGAATCACTGTTGTAAATCCTGGAGGCAtatctgaatcctcctgaaaaaaatattccaaagaaCTCCCGGAGttttccctggaagaactcctgaaagaatcacttaaaaaactactggaggaatccccgatgaaacTCATGGTgaatggaactcctggactaatccgtGAATAAACTTCagtaggaaaccctgaagaaacttctggggaattCGTGAATTATCATAGAGGCATCCGCGGATCCTCCTTTATTAAACTCTCAAAGATCCCTGAAGTCcctcctggagagatctctggaaacaCTCCCGGactaatccctgtaggaactcctgtaaAATTCCTGATGGTACTGCTAGACTAATATCcaaaagaacttctgtaggaattactgaaggaacttctagaaaaatcttgATGGATCTTGTGCAAGCATTCCTGAATCCCCctcaaagaatctctaaagaagtttgtggaggaatacctgagaaaattcctgttTGAAAAActgagggagcttctgaaggaatcactggtaaAACAACTGGAAACAtctctgaattcctgaagggatccttgaaaaatttcaggagggcTCCCAAAAGGACCTCCTGCAGGAACCCATGATCGAATTTCTGGAGCTTCCTTGAAAGAacgccaggaaaaatccctgtaggaattctagaggaattgctgaaggtactcctgggggaatctctgatgGCACTTATAGACTAATTCTTGAAGCAACTCCTGcagtaattcttggagtaaacTTAGAATGAATCCCTAAGGAACTCCTAAActtatctctgaaggacctcccataggaatttctgaatgatcttCTGGGTGAATcactgatggatctccaggaggcatccccTAATCCTCCTTAAAGAAATCTCCTGTCGGAatacctgagagatcttctgaaaaaaaagaatGATGAAACTCTTATAAGCATCTCTGAGTCCTCCTGAGTTCCTGAGGGAACTTCTGATGAGAtctctaaagaaatatctggtaAAATTGAAATTTCAGAGGAAACATTAAGGATCATTTTGCAGAGAACTCTAAGAAGGATGCACAGTAACATGCTGccctgccaattatcgcatacagtggggaaaatcactttttcaaagaaaatcgccACAGggtgccccttaacccctaaaaatatatcaataaaagatttcttttggaaattttacgagaaacaaaccctctgaagaccgcaaagcgatctaaggcatgtggaaaaagttattgactgattACCGAATGGTATGCTAACACTGTTTAACATGTacggaataacaataaataataaaatctcgtaattttatcgatcgggtaaggcttaataactttttccacgaatgtcgcatcgctttgcggtcttcgaaggtctGATTCCTCTTGAAGTTATACAGAAatcacacagaaagaaatcatgaaaattaaacagcacgtaagttaaacatcgactgaaaattatagcagaagctacaaaattacagccattttccgagagatgatactgtccgctcagtaatcaaccaatcatgcgtactgtttacatttttttagacatatccgcttgaaatttacatgcaataacgtaaacgaggacagctacgctcagtcgtctgcctcgctgcggagactgctctctcgctctctgtggccgaagtggtacaacagtttgttcctttatggtggaacatgtttatctttgattgctctctcttcagcttggtgaCACAGCCTAGAAAGGTaaggcgtgaactctcactcggaagatctgagttcgattctcgtataaagatttttataagtttctctgaaaagtcgatgcttaattaacacttttctctcagcaatcagcagtgtaattttaagatcacacataaatttctatcgaacacgatggagatcaatttgttacattcggttcgccataaatttacagattttgttcataCTGTGCAATCAACGACTGATTTTTAGGGattaatgggtgacctcaagcgatttttctttgaagaagtaaatttcccccttagtaaatcgtatgaaaaactgagaatggcgggcgctaaaatatagtttcttcgatcgatctgaaattttgcccagttgATATGgcaccaaaatggaactcaaaaagtatacaggagttggagttttcaatttttttatattttcccatataaaccgtgtaccaggctaccaTACCATACTATCGCAACTAACAGGTCGCAACGCCTAATATAAACATTAGTTCGTTAGAGAATAACAACCAATGTACTAGTGCATCAACAGAATCGATTCATTATGCATGAATTTCAAAGCCTACCCCAAACTGCCGATCATCCATCGTCCACGCTGGAAAGGCGTCATCACTGACCTCAAAACATCGCATTCCAGAAATAGAGTACATATAACGACAGCAGCCGAGAACATAACTATTTTCCACCGCACACAATGTACACACTCCCCGAGGAAGGGTTTTCATCTCCATCCGAGCGGCAACATGCCAGAAAGTATTAACCGATGCGACCACCGTGAAAACCGGAATGAATGACAGAAGTTGGCCGGCGGGCAAAAATGCAATTCTTTTCTTTTGTCCTCGCTCCTCAGCTATAGCTCCAACCTGCCAGGTCTATGTATGCAGTCAGTGGCAACAGCAAAAGCAGCAGATACAGTGACGCCCGTCATGGGACACCTTGGAACCATTCTGCGGGTGCAGTAAAAAAGCACGATTTATTTCAAACAAGTTTCTTTCAGTCCTAGTGATGagcagcagcaaaaaaaaaatactttcgaGGGTGAAAAGTTTCGGATTAGAAGCATAGGGGCGCTTTTTTGTTAGCATCGTTAACACTTGACGTGACTCTTTCTTGTGGATTACCTCAGGCAATGACCCTCTTAAGCTCGTCTTGTGGGACAAAGCGAAGATTGAAATTCCGTCACACAAAGGAAGAGCTATAATGAAAAGTTTTCAAGTACTTTAGGACGTCACAATGGGATGGTACTTGGTGTGGTTGCTGCCGGTGTGTTCACACTTCTGGTCCATATCTATAAGACACAGCCTATGGAGGTGATCTGTTTCAAGAGTGACGAGGCCAAGATGATACGAACAAAAATAATACTGCATTGCTTTGAGtcattttttttctctctgtGTATTACATTTTTAATTAGGCTTTCAATAAGTTTCTACCTAAAATGTAAATCAATTGATTTGATTTACATTGGATACATTGTTCAATACTAAACAATTGGCAATTGTTCGAAACTTATGCGTCTGTCCGGTGGTTTCGGTGGTGTCCAAAAAAAACAACTTAGCAAGAGCAACTGTTGAAATTAGCACCCAAAAGGCCAACGTCATTTTTGGCATCAAATTTTtacattgaaaaattcataactctgttgaatttcaaccaatcgtaatgaaattttgtgactagatccagtttttattctagttttgataaaatgggacaaacaattcaaaatccggattgttccggaattattccggattCCCTTGGGGTACCAACGTTATGCCATTTGgggtatttatatcaaaactatttttttctctatgaaactactttgaaacattgaaaaaaattaaaacctTATCGAAGCTGATTCGATCAgtaaattttttgaatatttggagTTCCTCTGGATGTTCCTAGACTCGCTGGAAGGTCCCCgggggaacctgtagtagaggccaCTTGCAATTTCACTCCAAATCATATcatgcgacagctctttcttcatgattttccgtgaataggctactcatggctataaaaagggtcatcgaccactttggccacttccggaacctccggagtgccctggcggaacctgtagtagaggacacatacatttttactccgaaatataccgtgcgacagctctttcttcatgattttccgtgaataggaCATCCATGGCTATAAAAAGGGTCATGGACCActtaggccacttccggaacctccggagtgccctggcggaacctgtagtagaggacacatacatttatactccgaaatataccgtgcgacagctctttcttcatgattttccgtaaATAGGACATCCGTGGCTATAAAAAGGATCATcgaccactttggccacttccggaaccccCGGGGTGCCCTGGCGAAACCTGTAGTGGAGGGCACATGCATTTTTATTTCGAAATATGCCgcgcgacagctctttcttcatgattttccgtgaataggaCATCCATGGCTATAAAAAGGGCCATCGACCACTTTGGCCACTTGCGGAACCTCCGggcgccctggcggaacctgtagtagaggacacatgcattttttctgcaaaatataccgtgcgacagctctttcttaaTGATTTTCGGTGATTGAGATTCTCATATCTATGAAAAGGGTCATCGATcacgttggccacttccggaacctccacagtaccctggcggaacctgtagtagaggacacatgcATTTATATACCAAAACATATCATGTGGCAgttcttttttcattattttcggcCTGTGGAATTCTTATATCCACAGCTCTTTCTCTAAAATTTTCCTGGATAGCAACAGTTTGGTTCCATGTTCCATCGTGTAACAGTTTGGTTCCATCGGATGATTCGCATGCGATGACTATGGCTGGAACCGAATTCAATTGAGAACTAAGGAATTTTCGTTGTATTTATGCAGGACAAGTTTTACGTTTTAGTTTCCTCCTTACAAGTGTATAGGCGAGGTGGTCACGGCACTGCACTGGCTTTCTTTCTATTCTTCCTTTTTCGGAAAAACTAACTCTACGATTATTACTTCTTACTGTTTATTCTTCTTCTAGACTTACTTTCTAACACTTTCTCGCAACCACACGGCACACTAACGTCGTCGACACCGACGACAAACGGACACCCGGACTTCTCCTACGAACCCACAACAACCGTCACCGCGAACAGACGAACCGGGCAGCCGACGATCCACACAACAATACAACCccgccccggcgtcaatcgcgggtcttttaacttgccgtcgcaagaactcattctcccgatctgaaaagaaataagagaaaagagaaaagccaaaacgggcgtcgtccactctggcttcattagttcggccgcgtgactgagaccttgttggggttcagtcagcgctgccgggcgacaaacaaaaattaaaagaaaaacatttctccggcattggagcgagaacgttatatcaccaggtcaaccagcaacaagcagtaagcattctctctgcttgcatcgcttgtttcttggttaaccggcgttggtctataaacatgaccgtgaaatccacatgtgatgtaatccactaattgcgtggagcaccatgaggaaataaatggtctttcttagatcaatggtgatcattgatctttagatttattcgatacagggagggaaatgcttccttcggtcggcaggaccgctacatCCGCCCCCCCTTAAATTAAGTTTTTATTTGTGAAGCAAAGAAAAACTTGCAGTAGGCATTCGGCTAGCATATACATTTGCGGGTTAAAGATTATCTAGCAAAAACGAACCAAACTAATCCTTATTTCTTTCCCTACTCTAAGATGATTCACCTTCCTCCTGACGCTCGAGTCTATCAAAATGACGCTTCGTGTTTGTGTTGCAGTAGAAGTTTCATCGACCGAAACTAGATTTCAAGCACCAAAGAGGGGTTATTTGTAGGGTTGTCCATTGAACGAAGTCTCTCAACCAACCGCCATAATCTTTAAACTCGGAGTACCTCCCAAATAGTAACCAACATCCTTCCATTGCACGTAACCTTCTATCTGCACAAAGTCGTTTTCATGTGTTGAGTAGTTTCAGCTACCAATCAGCATTCCCATTCCATCGAACCGTTCTCAGAGATTCGACGAGTTCTTTTCCATGTTATCGTTCAACTCCGTGAAGTTTGTCGGATTCAGCTGGCACATGTCATATAGTACTCTTGCGAAGCATTTCAGATGCCTAATGACTCCTTCCTTGGCACAGCTCGGAATATTCTTCCCATTCCAAATGCATAACTTACTCCCGAAATCAAAGACTAGGATTTCCGGTCTAACATGGCAATTTATGCAGCAACATCCCAGCATTTCTCCAACGGCGCTAAACCATCACCTTCAAACGTGTAAACCTTGTTTGTCTTGATCGGGCAACTCCCAACGGCTCGTCCTTGTCGGCATGACTAGCATCGCAGACTACCGCTCCATGATCCTTCTGACCCTATTCTGTCCCTACGAAAAATTCAAATTCCGTCTCCTATATCAATTAAGTTAATCAGTcaaataaatagtaaaagaaATACTCCCTTATTTTTAAAGATTAAAAAGTACGAATTAAATACGAACTATATTTTGTGAACTTTTAAAAATGGcatttaattatatttttttttcgaatgtttttttttttttgttttttttttcgaaaatatcttacttttttttcgaatattgtttttttttaatatatattttcaaatattgttttttttttcgaaaaatgttttttttgccttttttcttaATACATgtgtaatattaataataatgtaATAAACTTAATACATGTGTAATGTAATATTAATCAAATATTTCATCATGAATTGGCCTACTTCATTAGCCTTATGCCTTCGGCAAATTATGTGACAAACTTGAAAGTAAGGAAAAAAAAACCAATTGATCACAATTGAAACATCTTCAGAAGATCATTTCTGTCAACCAAAAACAATTTGCATTTTATATTCCATCAAATCTGGATTTcactatatgaataaaaaaaaaatttttttttcgagacacTGCCggagaaaaaacaaaaaacaacaaaCTTACATACTACATCATAATGTTGCAGGGATGCAAGGCAATAATCTATTTATCTCCCTTGCATATCCGCAAAagcttaaaaataaaatgaactcACCGAGTCTCTAGGTACCTTACTTTTTCGTCCTTCTCCGTTTGTTGTGGCAAGTCCTTGGCTGCCGGCATTGCTCCACCCCTTTCCCTTTTGAGGTTGTAGGTTGGGCCTGTAAGTATACTCCATTTCTCTTGATTAACTTGTGTATAAAACCACGTTGTAAATATCATTCCATATTATTTTTACAGAGGATATGGGTTCCTCTAATTTCTCTTAATGTTTCATTATTTCGTAGAGGTTTTGGATTTCCTCTTTCGTCAAAATTTGTAGACATTTGCTTTGTCTCCTTTCTgtgttttaaattttcccataatttcatttaaattttcaGAGGGCTTTTGTAAATCCTCTCTCAATTCTCTTAAGTTTTCATATTCGTTTTTAAAaaacgcttaattttgctctcgtTTTAGTTTCTGTACTATTAAATCATTGGAGGGTACGTGTTCCTCTCCTAAATCATCTCTCCTTTCGTTCAAATTTTCCGTTTATTATGTTACTGAAGGGTGTGTATTCctcttctttattatttttcttcaactatttccttgtattttctgtattcctggaGGGTGTGTTTTCCTCTCCTTAATTCTTTATTTCTCTTTGTTGTTTGATATCTATGGCCCTTACAGAATAGTAGTTACTCTGGTTTTCCAGCCCTTCGGTACATTCTAAAACTGAGTTTGACGGACGCATTCATTGTTATAAATTAGCTGTAGGCTCATagtttatcaatattttttttttgtgttatgtaATTCCTCTCTTACTTCCCTTTTAATGCTTCATTTTATATTTACTGAGGGTATTCTATTCCTCTCATTTTTTATTaatgttcatttatttttatagagggtatgaaattcctctcatttcaattaaattttcattttatgattatagagggtatgaaattcctctccattttacttttaattttcattttgtatttatagagggtatgaaattcctctcatttttcattaatttaattTACCACTTTTTCCTGAGCGGTGACAGATGAACTTGATCTTCGTTTATATTTGCACTGATATTATTCATATCAATCGCTCTTGCTGCAATAGGTAATGTGTTTGGAATCATGTAGTCActctttatttttatttaaatttgatcaaCTAAGTTGTATAATCTattcctatatatatatatatatatttttcataaTCCTTAATGATTTGATTATGAGTGTAAATTAGTCAATATCATCGACAATATTTTAACATGAGGAATAATTAGCTCTCCTTTGTCAGTATGGGTATTTACAATTGTtgtaaacgagaaaaaaaaaatttattgtTGATAAATGTTGTTTTTGGTTCAAATCAACCGTGGTCATCCCACAGAAGTTCCGTTAGGCACTCATAGTTTTCCGAAAAGACACACTCTCGTAGTGAATCTATCTCGTTTAAAAGATTGCCCAGTGGTTCAAAGTATTTCCGTTTTGCGAGACTCGTAGTAGTTGCTTCCTCTTTGGTTAAACAATTGTTGTTATCTAGCACACAATGCTTCTCCTTTTCCTGAGAGTTCTCACATTCGACTTGCTGCAACTTGGTTTCGCTTTCCTTGATCTTTGTCTGCCATTTATGGGTGTTTTCCTTGTCTGCTTTGTTTTTGGCTTCCGAGTGCTGACGCTGTAATCGTTCAatcttttttttcaatgtttgttTCTTGTTCAGAATAGCCGAATGGGGGTTCTTAACATCTTTTAGCTGCTCCTCCAATCGACCGATCTCTTGCAGAATGTTGGTAACTTGCGCTTTCAGTTCTGTCTTTTCTCGAATTTCTCGTTCGAGGGTCTTTTCCAAGTCCTTCTTTTCGTTTCGCAGCGTTTCTACTTTGCCTTTGGGAGTCGTTGTTTCTAGTTCTTGAACTTTAGTTGATAACGTATCCTTTTCGTTTAGTAGCTTTTCATATTTATCAGTAGATTCTGCCAAGTTTTTACTGAGGTCGCTCTTCTGTTGCTCTAGCTCGATGATAACCGTTTTTTTACGATGGTTTTCTTTTTCCAGATCCACAATATTTCGCTCGAAATCCATAAACTTTGAAGTTTGGTCATTATTCTCTTGCTCTAAATTGATAATAACCGTCTTCATACGAAGGTTCTTCATTTCCAGATCCAAAATCTTTCGTTCGAATCCCACAAACTttgaagaaatgtcacttttctctTGCTCTAAACTAATAATAACTGTTTTCATATTATGGTTCTCCTTTTCCAAATCCAAAGTCTTTTGCTCGAATTCCACAAACTTTGACTTCAATTCGTTCTTTTGTTTATTGCAAGTAGTTACCGTCAAGGTTATCGTACTGTCAAGATGCTTCACTTTTTCCTCAGTGGCCGCCAGTTTGTCCTGCAGATCGTTTACTTCATTCCTTAAGATATCTCTGTTTATCAACGCTTCTTCCATATTCTTCTTATTGCTTTCGAGTTGCACCTTCATTTCGCGTACTTCACTTTCTTTACTTTCCAATTCGGAATTAATTGCCGTTTTGTTCTCAGCAACCAATAAAGCATGCACTTCCTCTCGCATCTTCAGCATAGTGACTTCCTGGCTTAATGTTTCATTCAATATTTTCTCATTGCTCAGCTTAGCTTCCAAAGCTTTCAACTTGTTAACAAATTTCTTTTCTTTTGCAGCCATATCGTTAGCAGCATCCCGCCTATCTTCATAAAGTTCTTTTATGTCACGTTGAAACAGTTTTTCTAATCGAGCTTTTGATTCTTCtgattcctcccataattccttATATTTCTCTGCTTCCATTGCTGCCTTATTACTTTTAACAGCATCGCTATTGTTGTTATGTTGATTATAACCATTGTTgtggttgtaattgttgttgttctggttgtaattgttgttgttgtggttgtaattgttgttgttgcggttgtaattgttgttgttgcggttgtaattgttgttgttctggttgtaattgttgttgttgcggttgtaattgttgttgttattgttgcctCGTGGCTCATACTCTCTCTCTTCCTCATACTCTCTCTCGAGCCTGTCTCGCGACTCCCGGAAGAATCTATCCCGTTGGGAATACCTAGGAaacgccattttttttttgaggaagctATTGAGAGTGCTACTTCTATAAATGAGTTATCTGTGGTCATTAATTTTGTGACAGTTACTTACTCCACGCAAGTGCAAAATCCATAATCAATTACGAGAGAACTatagaataaaacaaaactatTTTCCCGTCGTGTTTCTTCATGTTTAATTTTTCCTTCAGCAAATTATTCAATTAATATCAATAGATATCAATTAATATCATCCATAAATCAAGCCGTGCCATCAACACTCCTAATATCATCACATGGCCATCCATAAAAGCAATAATCGAAAAGCGCGAAAAATAAAGTTTTACCGATAGGGTTTGGCCGTGTTTGTCGCAGTAACACGATCTTTGCTCTCATCTCCAGCAACCTATGTTTGTTTCTAATCACACCCATGTTCATTCCAAATCCGTTAAAATAGTAGGAGAAACCAACCGGGAAATAAATTGTTGATAGATTTTTGATAGATTCGTTCCTCTATAACGACATGATTAAATCAGATTAAATTATTCTTATTAATTTTGCAATATCTTTTCTACATGCTTTACTAACATGATCTTGAGAAACGAAACTGCCATAAAATGTTCAAGCATTCCAAAGATTGCAATATTCATAGTTCATAATCTTCAATTTGATCAAGAGTTCATGTGAAAAAGCCAACaaatataattataaaaaaaaggaTTTATTTACGTGCAATTTTTTGTTACTTGCCTTTCTCAAACTCAAATAAAAAGGATACAATAATAGCATTCTATTAGAATGTTGTAACTTTCATTTTGTGCTAAGAGAACCAAAATCATATACACATACGCACTGCACTTAAAAtcactcaattaaaaaaaaatattgattcgaCTTACCCATTATTCGGCATCATATTGCTGGGTCCGATGAAGATACGTAGTTCCTCTTGTAGGAAATGATCTGGCAGTGATCGATTTGCAAGCGGTTTGCAAATGTGCGACTCAGTAGTATCCAGTGGGTCCAACTTCTTCTCAGTTTTGACTCGATGAGTAACacgacaattttcgttaaaaggaATCCGAGATCAGCATCACACTCAAACTGTGCACGGTTCAAGAGTTCTACTCAACTGAATGATTCACACTGTTTCGCCTAATAGTTTTCTGCGCAACACTTACACGATTTCTTCTGTAGTAACCAGCTGGGTCTTAGATACTTCAATAGGATTTTATTCTTTTTCACTTTCCAATCACAAACGGCGTGCCTGCACTTGTTTAGCGCTTTTGCGCTGTCACCAGAATGTAGTCGAGGTGGTAACTGTCACCAGAATGTAGAGGCGAAGTGGTCACGGCACTGCACTGGCTTTCTTTCTATTCTTCCTTTTTCGGAAAAACTAACTCTACGATTATTACTTCTTACTGTTTATTCTTCTTCTAGACTTACTTTCTAACACTTTCTCGCAACCACACGGCACACTAACGTCGTCGACACCGACGACAAACGGACACCCGGACTTCTCCTACGAACCCACAACAACCGTCACCGCGAACAGACGAACCGGGCAGCCGACGATCCACACAACAATACAACCccgccccggcgtcaatcgcgggtcttttaacttgccgtcgcaagaactcattctcccgatctgaaaagaaataagagaaaagagaaaagccaaaacgggcgtcgtccactctggcttcattagttcggccgcgtgactgagaccttgttggggttcagtcagcgctgccgggcgacaaacaaaaattaaaagaaaaacatttctccggcattggagcgagaacgttatatcaccaggtcaaccagcaacaagcagtaagcattctctctgcttgcatcgcttgtttcttggttaaccggcgttggtctataaacatgaccgtgaaatccacatgtgatgtaatccactaattgcgtggagcaccatga contains the following coding sequences:
- the LOC134286367 gene encoding tropomyosin-like, with protein sequence MAAKEKKFVNKLKALEAKLSNEKILNETLSQEVTMLKMREEVHALLVAENKTAINSELESKESEVREMKVQLESNKKNMEEALINRDILRNEVNDLQDKLAATEEKVKHLDSTITLTVTTCNKQKNELKSKFVEFEQKTLDLEKENHNMKTVIISLEQEKSDISSKFVGFERKILDLEMKNLRMKTVIINLEQENNDQTSKFMDFERNIVDLEKENHRKKTVIIELEQQKSDLSKNLAESTDKYEKLLNEKDTLSTKVQELETTTPKGKVETLRNEKKDLEKTLEREIREKTELKAQVTNILQEIGRLEEQLKDVKNPHSAILNKKQTLKKKIERLQRQHSEAKNKADKENTHKWQTKIKESETKLQQVECENSQEKEKHCVLDNNNCLTKEEATTTSLAKRKYFEPLGNLLNEIDSLRECVFSENYECLTELLWDDHG